From one Micromonospora siamensis genomic stretch:
- a CDS encoding DUF6197 family protein: MNPTQKQPDTSAALADLTPADILRCAARYLELRGWTQRVPFDRATDTAFPPACVTAAIGMAVYGDRMPVLRGDDGNSDRTLRYLADYLWRDGSVPPGDYYGALCASDREIVADWNDDATQTLADVLDVLRDAADDYDWTHATEEQLETYAQHEYDNERLPTRAGFLTWRAAR, encoded by the coding sequence ATGAACCCTACCCAAAAACAGCCCGACACCAGCGCCGCGCTGGCCGACCTGACCCCGGCCGACATCCTGCGCTGCGCCGCCCGCTACCTCGAACTGCGCGGCTGGACCCAGCGCGTCCCCTTCGACCGCGCCACCGACACGGCGTTCCCGCCAGCCTGCGTGACCGCAGCGATTGGCATGGCCGTCTACGGCGACCGCATGCCGGTCCTGCGTGGAGACGACGGCAACAGCGACCGCACCCTGCGCTACCTGGCGGACTACCTGTGGCGCGACGGATCGGTGCCGCCGGGCGACTACTACGGCGCGCTGTGCGCCTCCGACCGCGAGATCGTCGCCGACTGGAACGACGACGCTACCCAGACCCTCGCCGACGTCCTGGACGTCCTGCGCGACGCCGCCGACGACTACGACTGGACTCACGCCACCGAGGAGCAGCTCGAAACCTACGCCCAGCACGAGTACGACAACGAGCGGTTGCCCACCCGTGCCGGCTTCCTCACCTGGCGGGCCGCCCGATGA
- a CDS encoding FtsK/SpoIIIE domain-containing protein: MDLTDDTIELPTQPDAPETVPVGAGLSIFDPVFLGIDEFGQPVYLPMIYRNILIGGEPGAGKSSLLNTIVGHAALCPDVRLCLLDGKQVELGLWEDACDVFVGPDLHHANRTLRRVQTVMDNRYTFLKSRRRRKIGPNDVFGQILVACDEIAYFSATAGEKKDQELFHALLRDIVARGRAVGIIVAAATQRPSSDIIPTSLRDIFAWRFAGRCTTDVSSDIVLGHGWAARGFSSNTIDPNNQGAGLLIAEGGIPALVKAAYMTDADIIRVADYAAWTRRRAGGLTSSDRPAAKEAA, translated from the coding sequence ATGGACCTCACCGACGACACCATCGAACTGCCCACGCAGCCGGACGCGCCGGAGACGGTCCCGGTCGGCGCGGGCCTGTCCATATTCGATCCGGTCTTCCTCGGCATTGACGAGTTCGGCCAGCCGGTCTACCTGCCGATGATCTACCGCAACATCCTCATCGGCGGTGAGCCCGGCGCGGGCAAGTCCTCGCTGCTGAACACGATCGTCGGCCATGCGGCCCTGTGCCCCGACGTGCGGCTGTGCCTGCTCGACGGCAAACAGGTCGAACTCGGCCTGTGGGAGGACGCCTGCGACGTGTTCGTCGGCCCCGACCTGCACCACGCCAACCGCACCCTGCGCCGCGTGCAAACGGTGATGGACAACCGCTACACGTTCCTGAAGTCCCGCCGCCGCCGCAAGATCGGCCCGAACGACGTGTTCGGTCAGATCCTCGTGGCCTGCGACGAGATCGCCTACTTCTCCGCCACCGCCGGGGAGAAGAAGGACCAGGAGCTGTTCCACGCGCTGCTGCGCGACATCGTGGCGCGTGGCCGCGCGGTCGGCATCATCGTGGCCGCCGCGACGCAACGCCCGTCGTCGGACATCATCCCGACCTCGCTGCGAGACATCTTCGCCTGGCGCTTCGCCGGCCGCTGCACCACCGACGTGTCGTCGGACATCGTGCTCGGGCACGGCTGGGCCGCCCGCGGCTTCTCCTCCAACACCATCGACCCCAACAACCAGGGCGCCGGACTGCTCATCGCCGAAGGCGGCATCCCCGCCCTGGTCAAGGCCGCCTACATGACCGACGCGGACATCATCCGCGTGGCCGACTACGCCGCCTGGACCCGCCGCCGCGCCGGCGGCCTCACCTCGTCCGACCGGCCCGCCGCCAAGGAGGCGGCATGA
- a CDS encoding helix-turn-helix domain-containing protein translates to MPNDRLREGLLRKGLTTATLAEKLDVDPKTVERWITQSRNPYPRYRHAIAALLGESESYLWPDALPTERVAQVSQSEVVHIYPRRGAVPPDLWQRLLDQTTRHVGVLVYAGLFLPEYNPRWVSTLQEKAKTGVQVELLFGDPEGEHVAARGEDEGIGSAMASKILNALAFYKELRDLENVGIYYHNTILYNSIYRFDDEMLVNTHLYGTPAAYAPVLHLRRLGGGELFDSYLSSFNRALGVKRAVWPDH, encoded by the coding sequence ATGCCGAACGACCGGCTGCGCGAAGGCCTGCTCAGGAAGGGCCTCACGACAGCGACGCTGGCGGAGAAGCTGGATGTCGACCCGAAGACGGTGGAGCGATGGATCACTCAGAGCCGCAACCCGTACCCGCGCTACCGGCACGCGATCGCCGCACTCCTCGGAGAGAGTGAGTCGTACCTGTGGCCGGACGCCCTGCCGACTGAGCGGGTCGCCCAGGTCAGCCAGTCCGAGGTCGTCCATATCTACCCCCGCCGCGGAGCCGTGCCGCCGGACCTTTGGCAGCGGCTGTTGGACCAGACGACACGGCACGTCGGCGTCTTGGTCTACGCCGGGCTGTTCCTGCCCGAGTACAACCCCCGCTGGGTGTCAACGCTCCAGGAGAAGGCAAAGACGGGAGTGCAGGTCGAGCTGCTGTTCGGCGACCCTGAGGGCGAACATGTCGCCGCACGTGGAGAGGACGAGGGCATCGGCTCTGCGATGGCAAGCAAGATCCTGAACGCGCTCGCCTTCTACAAGGAACTGCGGGATCTAGAGAACGTCGGAATCTACTACCACAACACGATTCTCTACAACTCCATCTACCGCTTTGACGACGAGATGCTGGTCAACACCCACCTCTACGGCACTCCGGCCGCCTACGCCCCGGTGCTGCACCTGCGCCGGCTCGGCGGCGGGGAGCTGTTCGACAGCTACCTGTCCAGCTTCAACAGGGCGCTCGGCGTGAAGCGGGCCGTCTGGCCCGACCACTGA
- a CDS encoding NUDIX hydrolase produces the protein MARIEHFNNPNAPKPNSIVVAVTVFVQDEQGRVLLIQRTDNGLWALPGGAQDFGEYIAETAVRETREETGINVEVTGVIGIYTNPNHVVEYSDGEVRQQFSICFRGRYVDGNPRTSTESSAVQWVARSKLGSLSIHPSMLLRINHGFDRRNEPYVG, from the coding sequence ATGGCCCGGATCGAGCACTTCAACAACCCGAACGCCCCGAAGCCCAACAGCATCGTCGTCGCGGTCACCGTCTTCGTCCAGGACGAGCAGGGGCGGGTGCTGCTCATCCAGCGGACCGACAACGGGCTGTGGGCTCTGCCGGGCGGCGCCCAGGACTTCGGCGAGTACATCGCCGAGACGGCAGTGCGGGAGACGCGCGAGGAGACCGGCATCAACGTCGAGGTGACCGGGGTAATCGGGATCTACACGAACCCCAACCATGTAGTTGAGTACAGCGATGGCGAGGTTCGGCAGCAGTTCTCGATTTGTTTCCGTGGCCGCTATGTTGATGGTAACCCGAGGACAAGCACTGAGTCGTCAGCCGTCCAGTGGGTTGCGCGGTCTAAGCTGGGCAGCTTATCAATTCATCCGTCGATGCTGCTCCGCATCAACCATGGATTTGATCGGCGTAACGAGCCCTATGTTGGTTGA
- a CDS encoding HD domain-containing protein: MGVPLDQAASVAERMLAHSLPRRWRHVQSVAAKAAQVAPLMEADAEMLVAAAWLHDVGYAPGVVETGFHALDGARWLQREGFIPRLAGLVAYHSCASYEAEERGLSQALAEEFADEQSAISDALWFVDMTTGPDGQNLSAEERLAEIKERYGPDDIVTRFWEKAEPKLIAAVRRTQARIAAQPT, translated from the coding sequence ATGGGTGTACCTCTTGATCAGGCTGCCTCGGTGGCCGAGCGCATGCTCGCCCACTCCCTCCCTCGCCGGTGGCGGCACGTGCAGTCGGTAGCGGCGAAGGCTGCACAGGTTGCTCCACTGATGGAGGCGGATGCTGAGATGCTGGTAGCAGCGGCCTGGCTTCACGACGTTGGGTATGCCCCCGGGGTGGTGGAGACCGGATTTCACGCCCTAGACGGAGCCCGTTGGCTACAGCGAGAGGGATTCATTCCGCGCCTAGCCGGCCTAGTCGCCTATCACTCGTGCGCCTCCTATGAGGCCGAGGAGAGAGGGCTGAGCCAGGCTTTGGCGGAAGAGTTCGCAGATGAGCAATCAGCAATTTCAGACGCACTGTGGTTCGTAGATATGACGACAGGCCCTGATGGCCAGAACCTTTCAGCAGAAGAAAGGTTGGCCGAAATTAAAGAACGTTACGGCCCTGACGATATCGTCACCCGGTTCTGGGAAAAGGCTGAGCCGAAGTTGATTGCGGCCGTTCGTCGGACGCAGGCACGGATTGCAGCTCAACCAACATAG
- a CDS encoding DUF3592 domain-containing protein: protein MTTVTAVTRQRMGAIMYFFYWLSPLLLIAWFTIFYLTLGRTTVWQWRLRFSSETVTVTGRVISLQRRIGPYRAGTTGTIQYSTPQGKYTIKDHAGPDLRVGQKYEVRYLPANPKVAIVSDDSNSLVFDTGAVIVVTVILAVIVYAVALSR from the coding sequence GTGACTACCGTGACGGCCGTCACGAGGCAGCGAATGGGGGCGATCATGTATTTCTTCTACTGGCTCAGCCCGCTTCTTTTGATTGCCTGGTTCACGATCTTCTACCTGACCTTGGGCCGGACAACGGTATGGCAGTGGCGACTGCGGTTCTCCAGTGAGACGGTCACGGTCACCGGCAGGGTCATCAGTCTCCAGCGGAGGATCGGTCCATACAGGGCCGGCACGACTGGAACAATCCAGTACTCCACCCCACAGGGCAAGTACACGATCAAGGACCACGCCGGGCCAGACCTCAGGGTCGGGCAGAAGTACGAGGTCCGCTACCTCCCGGCAAATCCAAAGGTCGCGATCGTATCCGATGACTCCAACTCACTCGTTTTCGACACGGGCGCCGTCATCGTCGTGACCGTGATTCTGGCCGTCATCGTGTACGCCGTTGCGCTGAGCCGCTGA
- a CDS encoding ABC transporter ATP-binding protein has product MAAIEARGLRKSYQDHEVVCGIDLTVERGEAFALLGPNGAGKTTMVEILEGHRRRDAGDVRVLGEDPSAAGRAWRARVGIVLQDADDAADLTVREMVRHIAGFYPDPRPADEVIELVGLVQKRDSKIRALSGGQRRRVDVALGLVGRPDLLFLDEPTTGFDPQARRQFWELVGALAAEGTTILLTTHYLEEAEALADRLAVLAGGRILAEGAPATLGGRLTAGATVSWRENGEPRAEKVADPTELVRRLVAEGNDLSSLTITRPTLEDVYLTLIGAGE; this is encoded by the coding sequence ATGGCAGCCATTGAGGCCAGGGGCCTCCGGAAGTCCTATCAGGATCATGAAGTCGTGTGCGGCATCGACCTGACGGTTGAGCGTGGTGAGGCCTTCGCGCTGCTCGGCCCGAACGGGGCGGGCAAGACAACCATGGTGGAGATTCTCGAGGGGCACCGCCGTCGCGACGCCGGCGATGTCCGGGTTCTCGGCGAGGACCCGAGTGCCGCGGGGCGGGCGTGGCGGGCGCGGGTCGGAATCGTACTACAGGACGCCGACGACGCGGCCGATCTCACGGTCCGCGAGATGGTGCGGCACATCGCCGGGTTCTATCCCGACCCGAGGCCGGCCGACGAGGTGATCGAGCTGGTCGGCCTCGTCCAGAAGCGTGACAGCAAGATTCGGGCGCTTTCCGGCGGACAGCGCCGCCGCGTCGACGTGGCGCTGGGCCTCGTGGGACGCCCGGATCTGCTCTTTCTCGACGAGCCCACGACCGGCTTCGACCCCCAGGCGCGTCGGCAGTTCTGGGAGCTGGTGGGTGCCCTCGCCGCGGAGGGCACGACGATCCTGCTCACCACACATTATTTGGAGGAGGCCGAGGCGTTGGCCGACCGGCTCGCGGTACTCGCGGGCGGCCGTATCCTCGCGGAGGGCGCTCCCGCCACGCTCGGTGGGCGCCTCACGGCTGGCGCCACGGTCAGCTGGCGCGAGAACGGCGAGCCGCGCGCCGAGAAGGTCGCCGATCCGACCGAGCTGGTCCGCAGGCTGGTCGCCGAGGGCAACGACCTGAGCAGTCTCACGATCACCCGTCCCACTCTCGAGGATGTCTACCTGACCCTGATCGGAGCCGGGGAATGA
- a CDS encoding ABC transporter permease, whose protein sequence is MTTALRRSVAPPSTLGSGLSRGRVELLMFLRDRTAMVFTFAFPAMILLLFGAIFGGDHDQSGVSASQVYSASMIAYGALSTAFVTMGSGLAMDREDGTLKRLRGTPIPAASYLLGKLVLVLVLSIVEVVVLVGVGALVFGIPMPEPSHWATFAWIFLLSITSCGLLGVAVSAMVGHARTAGTILTVPVVALQFISGVFIHPITQLPHWLIVVASFFPVKWMSQGFRYVFLPDNMKALEAAGQWELGRTASVLVAWTVIGLVLCLVTFRWNQKDR, encoded by the coding sequence ATGACCACCGCCCTGCGGCGCTCGGTCGCCCCTCCGTCCACCCTGGGGAGCGGCCTGAGTCGGGGCCGTGTCGAGCTGCTCATGTTCCTGCGCGACCGCACCGCCATGGTGTTCACGTTCGCGTTTCCGGCCATGATCCTGCTGCTGTTCGGTGCCATTTTCGGTGGCGACCACGATCAGAGCGGTGTGAGCGCGAGTCAGGTCTATTCGGCCAGCATGATCGCATACGGTGCGTTGTCGACCGCCTTCGTGACGATGGGCTCGGGCCTCGCCATGGATCGCGAGGACGGCACTCTCAAGCGCCTGCGGGGCACGCCGATCCCAGCCGCCTCGTATTTGCTGGGCAAGCTCGTGCTGGTCCTCGTGCTCAGCATCGTCGAGGTGGTCGTGCTGGTCGGCGTGGGCGCGCTCGTCTTCGGCATTCCGATGCCTGAGCCGTCGCACTGGGCCACGTTCGCCTGGATCTTCCTACTGTCGATCACGTCGTGCGGGCTGCTCGGCGTGGCGGTCAGCGCGATGGTAGGGCACGCCCGCACGGCAGGCACGATCCTCACTGTGCCGGTGGTGGCACTCCAGTTCATCTCCGGTGTCTTCATCCATCCCATCACGCAGCTGCCGCACTGGCTGATCGTGGTGGCCTCGTTCTTCCCCGTGAAGTGGATGAGCCAGGGCTTCCGCTACGTCTTTCTGCCCGACAACATGAAGGCGCTCGAAGCCGCCGGCCAGTGGGAGCTCGGCCGCACGGCGTCGGTGCTCGTCGCCTGGACCGTGATCGGATTGGTGCTATGCCTGGTGACCTTCCGATGGAACCAGAAAGACCGATGA
- a CDS encoding sensor histidine kinase: MRGGEAHAGYLRWWDAYFGLVAVAVAAATLLVDDHRPWRRGLAVGAIAAMAVLHVTAGRKQIRRGAEDGAALTVTLTHLLLYVVAVVSAPFTSWLLFAVVPLIFQLMNVRTGIVLVILANLVIPAVALVEEPQTATANLLIAVITGAASIWVSYWTMRVIRQNVERGQLIDELEASRAEVARLSHDAGISAERARLAGEIHDTLAQGFTSVVTLLQAYDPQLRDERLALAVRTAKENLAEARALVAALAPAALASTSLSDAVRRQADRFTEEAGMPATVRVTGTPRELPTPVEVVLLRAAQEALTNVRRHAHATETEVVLTYDEQRVRLVVHDDGRGLASDHTDGFGLAGMRSRAEQVRGSLTVRGGQPGGTTVELEVPA, translated from the coding sequence ATGAGAGGGGGCGAGGCGCACGCGGGCTACCTTCGCTGGTGGGACGCCTACTTCGGCCTGGTCGCGGTCGCGGTCGCGGCCGCGACCCTGCTGGTTGACGACCACCGGCCATGGCGCCGCGGGCTGGCCGTCGGCGCCATCGCTGCCATGGCGGTGCTGCATGTGACGGCCGGGCGGAAGCAGATCCGGCGCGGCGCAGAGGACGGCGCAGCTCTCACCGTCACGCTGACGCACCTCCTGCTCTACGTCGTCGCGGTGGTGTCCGCACCGTTCACGAGCTGGCTGCTGTTCGCGGTCGTCCCGCTCATCTTCCAGCTCATGAACGTGCGTACCGGCATCGTGCTGGTGATCCTGGCGAACCTGGTCATCCCAGCCGTGGCCCTGGTCGAGGAGCCGCAGACGGCGACCGCCAACCTGCTGATCGCCGTCATCACGGGAGCGGCGAGCATCTGGGTCTCCTACTGGACCATGCGCGTGATCCGGCAGAACGTGGAGCGCGGCCAGCTCATCGACGAGCTTGAGGCGAGCCGCGCCGAGGTGGCCCGCCTGTCCCACGACGCGGGGATATCCGCCGAGCGGGCCCGTCTCGCCGGCGAGATCCACGACACGCTCGCGCAGGGCTTCACGAGCGTCGTCACCCTGCTGCAGGCGTACGACCCGCAGCTGCGCGACGAGCGCCTGGCGCTGGCGGTGCGCACCGCGAAGGAGAACCTGGCCGAGGCGAGGGCTCTGGTAGCTGCGCTGGCGCCCGCCGCGCTCGCGTCGACGTCGCTGTCCGATGCGGTACGCCGGCAGGCCGACCGGTTCACCGAGGAGGCCGGGATGCCCGCCACCGTGCGGGTGACCGGGACGCCGCGGGAGCTGCCCACCCCGGTCGAGGTGGTGCTGCTGCGGGCCGCCCAGGAGGCGCTGACCAACGTACGCCGGCACGCGCACGCCACCGAGACGGAGGTGGTGCTCACCTACGACGAACAACGGGTGCGGCTGGTCGTACACGACGACGGGCGCGGCCTCGCGTCGGACCACACCGATGGGTTCGGCCTCGCAGGCATGCGCTCACGCGCAGAGCAGGTGCGCGGCTCCCTGACCGTTCGTGGCGGACAGCCGGGCGGCACGACCGTCGAGCTGGAGGTGCCCGCGTGA
- a CDS encoding response regulator, whose translation MIRIVLVDDHPVVRMGLRGMLDAEEDLAVVGEASSGQEGIHVAVEKHPDIVLMDLRMPGGDGVEATARIRARVPGVRVVVLTTYESDRDILRAIEAGASGYLLKDASPAALAEAIRAAARGETVLAPSVASTLIRQVRRPAPPALSGREAEVLRLVARGLTNASIGRELYISEATVKTHLLRIFGKLDVADRTAAVTTALHHGLI comes from the coding sequence GTGATCCGCATCGTGCTCGTCGACGACCATCCGGTCGTGCGGATGGGGCTGCGCGGCATGCTCGACGCCGAGGAGGACCTGGCCGTGGTCGGCGAGGCGTCGTCTGGCCAGGAGGGCATACATGTCGCCGTCGAGAAGCACCCCGACATCGTGCTCATGGATTTGCGGATGCCGGGCGGCGACGGAGTCGAGGCGACCGCCCGGATCCGGGCGCGCGTTCCCGGCGTCCGCGTGGTGGTGCTCACGACGTACGAATCCGACCGGGACATTCTCCGGGCGATCGAGGCCGGCGCCAGCGGCTATCTGCTCAAGGACGCCTCGCCAGCGGCGCTGGCGGAGGCGATCCGCGCCGCGGCCCGGGGTGAGACGGTACTCGCACCGAGCGTCGCCTCCACGCTGATACGGCAGGTGCGGCGCCCCGCACCGCCGGCCTTGTCGGGTCGTGAGGCCGAGGTGTTGCGCCTGGTCGCGCGGGGCCTCACGAACGCCTCCATCGGGCGCGAGCTCTACATCAGCGAGGCCACCGTCAAGACACACCTGCTGCGCATCTTCGGCAAGCTCGACGTTGCCGACCGCACGGCCGCAGTGACCACAGCGCTGCACCACGGCCTGATCTGA
- a CDS encoding TetR/AcrR family transcriptional regulator, with the protein MSGGRRGRRPGGGDSREVIAAAARRQFAAQGYPRTSIRSVAAEAGVDPRLVQHFFGSKQELFVSVVELPFDPAEAFEGILGPGVEGLGERLAAFVIGTLTGPEVSVLTGMIRAATSEEQAAAMVRELVSTRLLGPLAARVSADRPELRASLLAAQVVGLQMARNVVGLPALVEADHDELVAALGPLFQHLLTGDLGTPAQAGDRPRAGYGEPASTDLGAKAPGRRGASTALATPAAPNPRTPTAGHP; encoded by the coding sequence GTGAGCGGCGGCAGGCGCGGGCGGCGACCGGGCGGCGGGGACAGCCGCGAGGTCATCGCGGCCGCGGCCAGGCGCCAGTTCGCCGCCCAGGGCTATCCCAGGACCTCGATCCGGAGCGTCGCCGCCGAGGCCGGCGTGGACCCCCGCCTGGTCCAACACTTCTTCGGGTCCAAGCAGGAGCTCTTCGTGTCGGTGGTCGAGCTGCCTTTCGATCCGGCCGAGGCGTTCGAGGGCATCCTCGGACCCGGTGTCGAGGGCCTCGGCGAGCGTCTGGCCGCATTCGTCATCGGCACCCTCACCGGCCCGGAGGTCTCCGTGCTCACCGGGATGATCAGGGCGGCCACCTCCGAGGAGCAGGCTGCCGCCATGGTCCGGGAGCTCGTCTCGACCCGCCTGCTCGGACCGTTGGCGGCCCGGGTCTCGGCCGACCGGCCGGAGCTGCGGGCCAGCCTGTTGGCCGCGCAGGTCGTCGGACTTCAGATGGCACGCAACGTGGTCGGCCTGCCCGCTCTGGTGGAGGCGGACCACGACGAGTTGGTCGCCGCACTCGGGCCGCTGTTCCAGCACCTGCTCACCGGCGACCTGGGTACGCCGGCGCAGGCAGGTGACCGACCGCGCGCCGGCTACGGCGAGCCGGCCTCCACCGATCTCGGCGCGAAGGCGCCGGGGCGGCGGGGTGCGTCCACCGCCCTTGCCACGCCAGCGGCACCGAACCCGAGGACACCCACAGCCGGCCACCCCTGA
- a CDS encoding MFS transporter: MISAARARAVLVVVALALMTVVSAVSGLNVALPSIARDTGATQTELTWIVDAYTVVFAGLLLFAGALGDRYGRRPLLVIGLIVFGSAAVVGLFTTDPQALIGVRATMGLGAAAIMPTTLSVITTSFAEEQRPQAIGVWVGMAGGGAVLGLFGSGILLEFFSWSSFFGLNVVLAALALIGTLAVVPTSVDADAPRLDLVGGVLSLVAVSGLVFGIIEGPTRGWGDTLTVASLSAGLAAGVGFVLWELRRRDPMLDPRLFRIPAFGAGSLSITAQFFAAFGFFFIVLQYLQFVLEYSPLQAALALLPLPVVLMPVARNAPKLLGRVGFRVLGPVGLVLMAGGFGVLSFLETEMRWPLFVGGIVLFAAGMGLAGTPATTAITASLPPEKQGVASAVNDTARELGSALGIAILGSALNQAYRSSMAEAVTALPGPAADRALESVAFTQSPEISRLGDAGQRLVAAGHHAFVDGVGTAVLIAAAGLLVAALTIWAWARPTPHPAARPAPRDEARTDADRGLEHAHD; encoded by the coding sequence GTGATCTCTGCGGCGCGTGCCCGTGCCGTCCTGGTCGTCGTCGCCCTGGCGCTGATGACCGTGGTCTCCGCCGTCAGTGGCCTCAACGTGGCCCTGCCGAGCATCGCTCGCGACACCGGGGCGACCCAGACCGAGCTCACCTGGATCGTGGACGCGTACACGGTCGTCTTCGCGGGCCTCTTGCTGTTCGCAGGCGCCCTGGGGGATCGCTACGGGCGGCGGCCACTGCTCGTGATCGGGTTGATCGTCTTCGGGTCAGCCGCCGTGGTGGGGCTGTTCACCACCGACCCGCAGGCCCTCATCGGGGTGCGCGCGACCATGGGTCTCGGTGCGGCGGCGATCATGCCCACGACCCTGTCGGTCATCACGACCTCGTTCGCAGAGGAACAGCGTCCGCAGGCGATCGGCGTCTGGGTCGGCATGGCGGGTGGTGGTGCGGTGCTCGGCCTGTTCGGCTCGGGGATCCTGCTGGAGTTCTTCAGCTGGAGCTCGTTCTTCGGGCTCAACGTCGTCCTTGCGGCGCTGGCACTGATCGGGACGCTCGCGGTGGTGCCGACCTCCGTCGACGCCGATGCGCCGCGCCTGGACCTCGTCGGCGGGGTCCTGTCGCTGGTCGCCGTGTCCGGGCTGGTCTTCGGCATCATCGAGGGCCCGACCCGCGGCTGGGGTGACACGCTGACGGTCGCGTCGCTGTCGGCGGGGTTGGCGGCGGGCGTCGGGTTCGTCCTGTGGGAGCTGCGGCGGCGCGACCCGATGCTCGACCCGCGGCTGTTCCGTATCCCGGCCTTCGGTGCGGGCTCCCTGAGCATCACCGCCCAGTTCTTCGCGGCCTTCGGCTTCTTCTTCATCGTCCTGCAGTACCTGCAGTTCGTCCTCGAGTACTCGCCCCTGCAGGCGGCGCTCGCGCTGCTCCCGCTGCCGGTCGTCCTCATGCCGGTGGCCCGCAACGCCCCGAAACTTCTCGGCCGGGTGGGGTTCCGGGTGCTGGGACCGGTGGGGCTGGTCCTCATGGCAGGCGGCTTCGGTGTCCTGTCATTCCTGGAGACCGAGATGAGATGGCCGCTCTTCGTCGGCGGCATCGTCCTGTTCGCCGCCGGTATGGGCCTGGCCGGGACCCCGGCGACAACCGCCATCACCGCCAGCCTTCCGCCCGAGAAGCAGGGCGTGGCCTCAGCCGTCAACGACACGGCCCGTGAACTCGGCAGCGCGCTGGGGATCGCGATCCTGGGCAGCGCCCTCAACCAGGCCTACCGTTCGTCGATGGCCGAGGCCGTCACCGCGCTGCCCGGCCCTGCGGCCGACCGCGCCCTCGAATCGGTGGCGTTCACCCAGTCACCGGAGATCTCGCGCCTCGGCGACGCCGGGCAGCGCCTCGTCGCGGCCGGACACCACGCCTTCGTCGACGGCGTCGGCACGGCCGTACTGATCGCGGCTGCGGGCCTTCTGGTCGCGGCCCTGACGATCTGGGCATGGGCCCGGCCCACCCCACACCCCGCGGCGAGACCCGCGCCGCGAGATGAAGCGCGGACCGATGCCGATCGCGGACTGGAGCACGCGCATGACTGA